The following DNA comes from Flavisolibacter ginsenosidimutans.
GCAAGCGAAAAAGCGGCGCCGGTTTTTTTCGCAGAAGAAAGTTTTGAAGAGGTTGAGTACAGCCTTTCTCCAAAACATTTGCACGCAACATTCAAGAGAAAAGAGGACAGCCTTGTTTCTGTTGAAACCGATTTGCCGGGCTTGTACCAATTGAAAAATCTGCGCACGGTTTTAACGGCGATTGATGTATTGAACAAAGCGAAGTGGAATCTGCGCCAAGAAATCGTGGCGGCTGCTTTGAGCGAAACAAAAGCAACAACAGGGCTGCAAGGTCGTTGGGAAATCATTCATCAACATCCCACCGTTGTGCTGGATGTTGCGCACAACAAAAACGGCATTGAACAAATGCTTCAGCACATTGCCCGGCTTTCGTTTCGTCAATTGCACATCGTGTTTGGCATGGTGAAGGACAAGGATGCGGAGAGTCTTCTCTCGTTGTTGCCTTCTTCAGCCAGATATTATTTTACGCAGGCAAACATTCCAAGGGCCTTGCCTGCGACCGAATTAAAAGAAAAGGCAGAAGCACTATGCTTGGTTGGCGACAATTATCCGGATGTAAACGAGGCCTTGAAGGCGGCTTTGCGCAAAGCCGTTGAGAATGATTTGGTGCTTGTGTGCGGAAGCATTTTCTTGGTAGCCGAAGTAAATCGCCACCTCTTTGCGGTTCGTCGCACTGAATAATTTTCTACCTTCAGTACATGACCAAAACGTTCAAACCAAGCCTTGTAGG
Coding sequences within:
- a CDS encoding bifunctional folylpolyglutamate synthase/dihydrofolate synthase; amino-acid sequence: MTYAETLDYLYNALPMFSRMGSAAFKKDLTNVKILCERLGNPHQRFKSIHIAGTNGKGSVSHMLAAIFQKAGYKTGLYTSPHLYDFRERIRINGKMVPEEFVVRFTEEIKPLIESVEPSFFEITVAMAFQFFAEQKVDVAVIEVGLGGRLDSTNIITPALSVITNIGWDHMNMLGKTLQEIAAEKAGIIKESVPVVIGETLPETKPVFQKVASEKAAPVFFAEESFEEVEYSLSPKHLHATFKRKEDSLVSVETDLPGLYQLKNLRTVLTAIDVLNKAKWNLRQEIVAAALSETKATTGLQGRWEIIHQHPTVVLDVAHNKNGIEQMLQHIARLSFRQLHIVFGMVKDKDAESLLSLLPSSARYYFTQANIPRALPATELKEKAEALCLVGDNYPDVNEALKAALRKAVENDLVLVCGSIFLVAEVNRHLFAVRRTE